A genomic window from Flavobacterium sp. I3-2 includes:
- a CDS encoding SRPBCC family protein has translation MNLESSKVTVSKSAAYLFNALIDIKNFEKLMPENIAKFEVIDENCFMFALSGMPEIKLVKKEAHPNSKVVLGAASSKLPFTLTANIGEISENECSIKLDFEGEFNAMMAMMIKGPISKFIETLATNMNKL, from the coding sequence ATGAATTTAGAAAGTTCTAAAGTTACCGTTTCAAAATCGGCAGCATATCTTTTTAATGCTTTAATAGATATTAAAAATTTTGAAAAATTAATGCCAGAAAATATTGCAAAATTTGAAGTAATTGACGAAAACTGCTTTATGTTTGCTTTATCTGGAATGCCAGAAATTAAATTAGTCAAAAAAGAAGCACATCCAAATTCAAAAGTAGTTTTAGGTGCAGCAAGTAGTAAATTACCATTTACATTAACTGCAAATATTGGAGAAATTTCTGAAAATGAATGCTCAATAAAATTAGATTTTGAAGGTGAATTTAATGCAATGATGGCCATGATGATAAAAGGGCCAATCAGTAAATTCATTGAAACTTTAGCAACTAACATGAATAAATTATAA
- the pyrE gene encoding orotate phosphoribosyltransferase → MIFNDNTAQKTAELLLQINAIKLNPKSPFTWASGWKSPIYCDNRITLSFPEVRKFLQNEFATNIVEKFGKPDVIAGVATGAIGIGLLVAEALDLPFVYVRPEAKKHGRQNQIEGHFEAGQTVVVVEDLISTGKSSLQAVEALNSGGANILGMAAIFTYGFDVASENFKNSGIELMTLSNYPTLLKTAIAKKYIAEEDHETLKVWSSNPSEWGI, encoded by the coding sequence ATGATTTTTAATGACAACACAGCACAGAAAACGGCCGAATTGCTTTTACAAATAAACGCAATTAAATTAAATCCTAAAAGTCCTTTTACTTGGGCGTCAGGATGGAAATCGCCAATATATTGCGACAATCGCATAACTCTTTCATTTCCAGAAGTTCGTAAATTTCTACAAAATGAATTTGCTACAAATATAGTAGAAAAATTTGGTAAACCAGATGTAATTGCTGGAGTTGCAACCGGAGCCATTGGAATTGGTTTATTGGTAGCAGAAGCTTTAGATTTACCTTTCGTTTATGTTAGACCAGAAGCTAAAAAACACGGGCGTCAAAATCAAATTGAAGGACATTTTGAAGCAGGACAAACCGTTGTAGTAGTTGAAGATTTAATTAGTACTGGAAAAAGTAGTTTACAAGCTGTTGAAGCTTTAAACTCTGGAGGTGCAAATATTTTAGGTATGGCTGCAATTTTTACTTATGGATTTGATGTAGCTTCTGAAAACTTCAAAAATTCAGGAATTGAATTAATGACTTTAAGTAATTATCCTACGTTACTAAAAACAGCAATTGCTAAAAAATACATTGCAGAAGAAGACCACGAAACATTAAAAGTTTGGAGTTCAAACCCATCTGAATGGGGAATTTAA
- a CDS encoding NUDIX hydrolase: MYKVFINDKPLFLTNEIEKETDFQLFLLESADINKIILKYYQNKIDKAILYHPDEKEILKKLKEKIPVNKAGGGLVKNKKGEILFIYRNDKWDLPKGGIEKHETIEETSIREVEEETGCKNLKIVQKLQKTYHIFKRNGEYKLKITHWFEMFTDYDGPLHGQIEEGIEKVVWLKPKEIPAALENSYENIKLLFE; encoded by the coding sequence ATGTATAAAGTTTTTATAAACGACAAACCACTTTTTTTGACAAATGAGATTGAAAAAGAAACTGATTTTCAACTTTTCTTGTTAGAAAGTGCTGACATTAATAAAATTATTTTAAAATACTATCAAAATAAAATTGATAAGGCTATTTTATATCATCCTGATGAAAAGGAAATTTTAAAAAAATTGAAAGAAAAAATTCCAGTTAATAAAGCAGGAGGTGGTTTAGTGAAGAATAAAAAAGGCGAAATTCTTTTTATTTACAGAAACGATAAATGGGATTTACCTAAAGGTGGAATCGAAAAACATGAAACCATCGAAGAAACTTCTATTCGAGAGGTAGAAGAAGAAACCGGTTGTAAAAACTTGAAAATAGTACAAAAGCTTCAAAAAACATACCATATTTTTAAACGAAATGGTGAGTATAAATTAAAAATCACGCACTGGTTTGAAATGTTTACGGATTATGATGGTCCACTTCATGGTCAAATCGAAGAAGGAATTGAAAAAGTTGTTTGGTTAAAACCTAAAGAAATTCCAGCAGCTCTTGAAAATTCTTACGAAAATATTAAACTACTGTTTGAATAA
- a CDS encoding AMP-dependent synthetase/ligase, with translation MNKPYRVFDLIYYQQEKFPNIDLFGYKENESWKTIPTVDFIEKVNQISRALIAYGVQPDDKIGLISENRWEWNALDFAIQQVGAVVVAIYPNISENDYKFIFNDASIKLCFLSTDVLYDKIISIQNEVDSLKDIYTINVYSDYPNWKSFLELASNVNQSEVDIRKDAIQTDDLATLIYTSGTTGNPKGVMLSHKNLLADVMSSEYSFPVSEGQRALTFLPVCHAYERVFHYVYIYKGLTIYFAGSMETIGADMKEVKPHIFSAVPRVLEKVYEKIMATGEQLTGIKRKLFFWAVGLGEKYELENRSAWYDFQLNIARKIIFSKWREAIGGEILGIASGSAALQQKLIRLYLAAGIPIFEGYGLTEAGPCLAVNCYKRGMKIGTVGVPLINIEIKLAEDGEILAKGDNIMQGYYKNEQATNEVLKDGWLHTGDIGQWIDGKYLKIIDRKKEMFKTSGGKYVVPQQIESKFVESPFIEQMMVIGENQKFPAAFIVPSYINLKDWAKSNGFDIYNLDKETFFANEIITNKILEEVNNMNIHFGNWEQIKRYELILDEFTIETGELTPTLKMKRKVIIEKYKTLFQKIYA, from the coding sequence ATGAATAAGCCTTATCGCGTTTTTGATTTAATTTACTACCAACAAGAAAAATTTCCTAACATTGATTTGTTCGGATATAAAGAAAACGAATCTTGGAAAACCATTCCAACTGTTGATTTTATTGAAAAAGTAAATCAAATTTCACGTGCGTTAATTGCTTATGGAGTTCAGCCAGATGATAAAATTGGTTTAATCTCAGAAAATCGTTGGGAATGGAATGCTTTAGATTTTGCAATTCAGCAGGTTGGGGCAGTAGTGGTGGCAATTTATCCAAATATTTCTGAAAATGATTACAAATTTATTTTTAACGATGCCTCGATAAAACTATGTTTTTTGAGTACAGATGTTTTATATGATAAAATTATCAGTATACAAAATGAGGTCGATTCGTTAAAAGACATTTATACCATTAACGTTTATTCAGATTATCCGAATTGGAAATCTTTTCTTGAGTTAGCATCTAATGTTAATCAATCTGAAGTTGATATAAGAAAAGATGCAATTCAAACAGATGATTTAGCTACTTTAATTTATACTTCTGGAACAACCGGAAATCCAAAAGGTGTAATGCTTTCGCATAAAAATTTATTAGCCGATGTGATGAGTAGCGAATATTCATTTCCGGTTAGTGAAGGACAACGTGCTTTAACATTTTTACCTGTTTGTCATGCCTACGAGCGTGTTTTTCATTATGTTTATATTTATAAAGGTTTAACGATTTATTTTGCAGGTTCGATGGAAACCATTGGTGCAGATATGAAAGAAGTTAAACCACATATTTTTTCTGCTGTTCCTCGAGTTTTAGAAAAGGTTTACGAAAAAATTATGGCTACTGGCGAGCAACTAACAGGGATTAAACGTAAGTTATTCTTTTGGGCTGTTGGATTAGGTGAGAAATATGAATTAGAAAATCGTTCGGCTTGGTACGATTTTCAATTAAATATTGCACGCAAAATTATTTTTTCAAAATGGCGCGAAGCAATCGGTGGCGAAATCCTTGGTATTGCTTCTGGAAGTGCTGCTTTACAGCAAAAACTAATCCGATTGTACTTAGCTGCCGGAATTCCCATTTTTGAAGGTTACGGATTAACCGAAGCCGGACCTTGCTTAGCAGTGAACTGTTATAAACGTGGAATGAAAATTGGTACGGTTGGTGTTCCATTAATTAATATCGAAATTAAACTTGCAGAAGATGGCGAAATCCTGGCCAAAGGAGATAATATTATGCAAGGTTATTATAAAAACGAACAAGCTACGAACGAAGTTTTAAAAGACGGTTGGTTGCATACTGGTGATATCGGTCAGTGGATTGATGGTAAATATCTAAAAATCATCGACCGTAAAAAAGAAATGTTTAAAACATCTGGTGGTAAATATGTTGTGCCGCAACAAATAGAAAGTAAGTTTGTAGAATCTCCTTTTATTGAACAAATGATGGTTATTGGCGAAAATCAAAAATTTCCTGCAGCGTTCATTGTTCCATCTTATATAAATCTAAAAGATTGGGCTAAATCAAATGGTTTTGATATTTATAATTTAGATAAAGAAACGTTTTTTGCAAATGAAATTATCACCAATAAAATTTTAGAAGAAGTAAATAATATGAATATTCATTTTGGAAATTGGGAACAAATCAAACGTTATGAATTAATTTTAGATGAATTTACGATAGAAACTGGTGAATTAACGCCAACTTTAAAAATGAAACGTAAAGTGATTATCGAAAAATATAAAACACTTTTCCAAAAAATATATGCTTAA
- a CDS encoding response regulator transcription factor: MKILIIEDEIELQKVVQQALEKEKFLVESANNFKSALDKIISFDYDCILLDINLPDGNGMDLLREIKKLHKQDAVIIVSAKDSVDDKVLGLNLGADDYLAKPFHLAELHARINSIMRRNNQNGEKFISFKNVKINPEERSVFVNDNLINLNRKEYDMLYYFMIRPRKTLQKTTLAESIWGDHIEDADSLDFIYSQIKNLRKKLKQSQADIDFQAVYGIGYKLI, translated from the coding sequence ATGAAAATATTAATTATTGAAGACGAAATCGAATTACAAAAAGTAGTTCAACAAGCTTTAGAAAAAGAAAAGTTTTTAGTTGAATCAGCAAATAATTTCAAATCTGCTTTAGATAAAATCATAAGTTTTGATTACGATTGTATTTTGTTAGATATTAATCTACCAGACGGAAATGGTATGGATTTACTTCGCGAAATTAAAAAACTTCACAAGCAAGATGCCGTTATTATTGTTTCGGCTAAAGATTCTGTAGATGATAAAGTTTTGGGATTAAATTTAGGTGCCGATGATTATTTAGCTAAACCGTTTCATTTGGCTGAGTTACATGCACGAATCAATTCGATTATGAGACGAAATAATCAAAATGGCGAAAAATTTATTAGTTTTAAAAACGTAAAAATAAATCCAGAAGAACGCAGTGTTTTTGTGAATGATAATCTGATAAATTTAAATCGTAAAGAATATGATATGTTGTATTATTTTATGATTCGACCTAGAAAAACATTACAAAAAACAACTTTGGCAGAAAGTATTTGGGGTGACCATATTGAAGATGCCGATAGTTTAGATTTTATTTATTCGCAAATAAAAAACCTGCGTAAAAAACTGAAACAAAGTCAAGCAGATATTGATTTTCAGGCTGTTTACGGAATTGGATATAAACTTATTTAG
- a CDS encoding sensor histidine kinase codes for MRVSLKNYTLKYLIIALLAVIAIWSAIFYAFILDEVNDNIDDGLKDQKIHIIREAYIDDSILNTNEFGINQFRITKIDSADYEPLNRIVNQMVFMEYDGEYEPYRVLTTGFIDKDGDYRKLEIRTSTVEEDDFGINLLIALFVLYVFIIIGIFFINKVVLDRVWAPFYDILQRMNQYQFGSKRSLKDNNQKIVEFYELQNELQTLVQRNEHMFESQKSFIENASHELQTPLAISLNKIDLVLENENLDAKTVTDFEEIKKSLKRMKNLNKSLLMLSKIENNQFEDKVLVNWNEVFKTVFQDFEDVISFKEIQFELKENGIFETKANLYLIEILLSNLLRNAIKYIGKEKEIVVHISENSFEIQNSGNQIALNPNYIYNRFYKAETDETSSGLGLSIVQSIIKQYDDLLIQYQFTKNKHHFKIVRVNS; via the coding sequence ATGCGTGTTTCGTTAAAAAATTATACTTTAAAGTATTTAATCATTGCACTTTTGGCTGTAATTGCTATTTGGTCTGCTATATTTTACGCTTTTATTTTAGATGAAGTAAACGATAATATTGATGACGGTTTAAAAGACCAAAAAATTCATATTATTCGTGAAGCTTATATCGACGATTCGATTTTAAATACAAATGAATTCGGCATCAACCAATTTCGAATAACAAAAATAGATTCTGCTGATTATGAACCGTTAAATAGGATTGTTAACCAAATGGTTTTTATGGAATATGATGGTGAATATGAACCTTATCGTGTTTTAACTACTGGTTTTATCGACAAAGATGGTGATTATCGAAAACTCGAAATTAGAACATCGACTGTTGAAGAAGATGATTTTGGAATCAATCTATTAATTGCACTCTTTGTACTTTATGTATTTATCATAATCGGAATTTTCTTTATTAATAAAGTTGTTTTAGACCGTGTTTGGGCTCCATTTTACGATATTTTACAACGAATGAATCAATATCAATTTGGTAGTAAACGTTCTTTAAAAGATAATAATCAAAAAATTGTAGAATTTTATGAACTTCAGAACGAACTTCAAACTTTGGTTCAACGTAACGAACACATGTTTGAATCACAGAAAAGTTTTATCGAAAATGCTTCACACGAATTGCAAACGCCTTTAGCAATTAGTTTAAATAAAATTGATTTGGTTTTAGAGAATGAAAATCTGGATGCGAAAACGGTAACAGATTTTGAAGAAATTAAAAAGTCTTTAAAGCGAATGAAAAATTTAAATAAGTCGCTTTTGATGCTTTCTAAAATCGAAAATAATCAGTTTGAAGATAAAGTACTTGTAAATTGGAACGAAGTTTTTAAAACAGTTTTTCAAGATTTTGAAGATGTGATTTCGTTTAAAGAAATTCAGTTTGAGTTAAAAGAAAATGGCATTTTTGAAACCAAAGCAAATTTATATTTGATTGAGATTTTACTTTCCAATTTGCTTCGAAATGCAATCAAATATATCGGAAAAGAGAAAGAAATTGTTGTACATATTTCTGAAAATTCGTTCGAAATTCAAAATTCAGGAAATCAAATTGCTTTGAATCCTAATTATATTTACAATCGATTTTACAAAGCCGAAACCGATGAAACTTCAAGCGGATTGGGACTTTCGATTGTTCAATCTATCATTAAACAATATGATGATTTGTTGATACAATATCAATTCACAAAAAATAAACATCATTTTAAAATTGTTCGTGTAAATTCCTAA
- a CDS encoding PepSY-like domain-containing protein: MKTLNLKNTVLILVMTLGFSIQSFAQKTQIQINQLPEIAKTFINQNFKNENISYVVKEEEFLTVDEYKVVLGNGTKIEFDSKGNWKEVSNKTQALKTNFIPKNILSYCTKSFPNTFVTKIEKSRWKYEVELSNGLELLFDSEGNFTRIDD; this comes from the coding sequence ATGAAGACTTTAAATTTAAAAAATACCGTTTTAATTTTAGTAATGACCTTAGGTTTTTCAATTCAATCATTTGCTCAGAAAACTCAAATTCAAATCAATCAATTACCAGAAATTGCTAAAACGTTTATCAATCAAAATTTTAAAAACGAAAATATTAGTTATGTTGTAAAAGAAGAAGAGTTTTTAACGGTTGATGAATATAAAGTAGTTTTGGGAAATGGAACAAAAATTGAATTTGATTCGAAAGGAAATTGGAAAGAAGTTTCGAATAAAACACAAGCTTTAAAAACGAACTTTATACCTAAAAATATCTTGAGTTATTGTACCAAAAGTTTTCCGAATACATTTGTAACAAAAATCGAAAAATCGAGATGGAAATATGAAGTAGAACTTTCGAACGGATTAGAATTACTTTTTGATTCTGAAGGAAATTTTACAAGAATTGACGATTAA
- a CDS encoding DUF4919 domain-containing protein, translating to MKKIFLAICFFVCFHGVAQDEAFVLPVNMEFIATEIADENSINYYPKLMKRFDDFDKTLTTLDYRFLYYGFTKQSNYSGYKTHDFEDEILKTLNKKTDLSTKDFNKLEVKLKEVLQDNPFNLKMLRLLIYVSDSLDKKTETEQLIMRFNGIIEAIISSGDGLSCMSGFKVISVSDEYIILDTFGLNVKGQSLVEGPCDLLHLADPNKELKIDGLYFDIEIFFGKMFSE from the coding sequence ATGAAAAAGATTTTTTTAGCAATTTGTTTTTTTGTTTGTTTCCACGGTGTTGCTCAAGATGAAGCTTTTGTTTTACCTGTCAATATGGAATTCATAGCAACTGAAATTGCGGATGAGAATTCGATAAATTATTACCCTAAATTGATGAAACGTTTTGACGATTTTGATAAAACGTTAACCACTTTAGATTATCGTTTTTTGTATTACGGATTTACAAAACAATCAAATTATTCAGGTTATAAAACACACGATTTTGAGGATGAAATTTTAAAAACATTAAATAAAAAAACAGACTTATCAACTAAAGATTTTAATAAACTTGAAGTCAAATTAAAAGAAGTATTACAAGATAATCCATTTAATTTAAAAATGTTACGTCTTTTGATTTATGTTTCGGATTCGTTAGATAAAAAAACAGAAACGGAACAGTTAATCATGAGATTCAACGGAATCATTGAAGCAATTATTTCAAGTGGCGACGGTTTATCTTGTATGTCAGGTTTCAAGGTTATCTCTGTTTCAGACGAATATATCATTTTAGACACATTTGGATTGAATGTAAAAGGACAAAGTTTGGTTGAAGGACCTTGTGATTTATTACATTTAGCTGATCCAAACAAAGAATTAAAAATCGACGGTTTGTATTTTGATATTGAAATATTTTTTGGAAAAATGTTTTCGGAATAG
- a CDS encoding M4 family metallopeptidase has product MSRKFNSIIKTSCGVFILSTTFFIGTLQNSYASSVKFAQTINKNNLPKPIYQNSLGTFYEELSNYNITTENFNNQLIQWFDLDSDHSFEKVREFVDEIGYKHETFQHIYKGLKVENDLVFVHSKSGKVTSANGQMVRFYDFDISFDLTDEEFLNIAITDFNVNSKVKNSEIELVITKIPSEKGVEIIATKKVKLNSFKPIKSYFYFINPKGEIVKKYKAIHTADLPGSGTTYYRGTQNFTVDSFNGQYRLKDNFRNIHTLNAANLYFDEFTWEISGSQDFLNTSTSFTAIPMRPAVEVHWGMSKTYDYYKNVHNRNSYDGLGSIITNYYNFPEDFEDPQNAFAADFGDQVAMFFGIGGNIFNPVVGIDVAGHEFSHLVIGRNGNGGLEYLGESGALNESFADIFGTSIEFYVNLSPNWTIGEGVVKPFITPSYLRNMSNPNDVSDMLESQQPDTYTGTYWADPTDFDFDNGGVHINSGVGNFWFYLLSDQTLHTGTNDLGNAYSVQGIGINKAEKIVYKALMEGLTPSATYFDAYNATRQAALALYGPGSNEHNQLVNAWYAVGVGPSLLSVDKNELKVNLSVYPNPTKDGKLNIESQLEGNTTVQVYDLLGKQVSSVFSLQQGSNQIDIPNLSNGIYFLVFKSEGKTHTEKLIKN; this is encoded by the coding sequence ATGTCAAGAAAATTTAATTCTATTATAAAAACTTCGTGTGGAGTTTTTATTTTATCTACTACTTTTTTTATTGGAACACTTCAAAATTCGTACGCAAGTTCAGTAAAGTTCGCTCAAACGATAAATAAGAATAATTTACCAAAACCTATTTACCAAAATAGTTTGGGAACTTTCTATGAAGAATTGTCAAATTATAATATTACTACCGAAAATTTTAATAATCAATTGATTCAATGGTTTGATTTAGATTCTGACCATAGTTTCGAGAAAGTGAGAGAATTTGTAGACGAAATTGGTTATAAACATGAAACCTTTCAACATATTTATAAAGGTTTAAAAGTAGAAAATGACTTAGTTTTTGTACATAGTAAATCAGGAAAAGTAACTTCAGCAAACGGTCAAATGGTTCGCTTTTATGATTTTGATATATCGTTTGATTTAACAGACGAAGAATTTTTAAATATTGCAATCACTGATTTTAATGTAAATTCAAAAGTAAAAAATTCTGAAATAGAATTGGTAATAACAAAAATTCCCTCTGAAAAAGGAGTTGAAATAATAGCAACTAAAAAAGTTAAACTGAATTCGTTTAAACCAATTAAAAGCTATTTTTATTTCATAAATCCAAAAGGGGAAATTGTAAAAAAATACAAAGCCATTCATACCGCCGATCTTCCAGGTTCAGGAACAACTTATTATCGAGGAACTCAAAACTTTACAGTTGATAGTTTTAATGGACAATATCGTTTAAAAGATAATTTTCGAAATATACATACACTAAATGCTGCAAATTTATATTTTGATGAATTTACTTGGGAAATTTCCGGAAGTCAGGATTTTTTAAATACATCTACTTCTTTTACTGCAATTCCGATGCGACCAGCTGTTGAAGTTCATTGGGGAATGTCAAAAACATATGATTATTATAAAAATGTTCATAACAGAAATAGTTATGATGGATTAGGTTCAATTATCACTAATTATTATAATTTTCCAGAGGATTTTGAAGATCCACAAAATGCCTTTGCAGCAGATTTTGGAGATCAAGTTGCTATGTTCTTCGGAATCGGAGGAAATATTTTTAATCCTGTTGTAGGAATTGATGTAGCAGGTCATGAATTTTCTCATCTTGTGATTGGAAGAAACGGAAATGGTGGATTGGAATATTTAGGGGAATCGGGTGCTTTAAACGAGTCATTTGCTGATATCTTTGGAACTTCGATTGAGTTTTATGTTAATTTAAGTCCCAATTGGACCATTGGAGAAGGAGTTGTAAAACCGTTTATAACCCCATCTTATTTAAGAAATATGTCTAATCCAAATGATGTTTCTGATATGTTAGAAAGTCAACAACCCGATACATATACAGGAACATATTGGGCTGATCCAACGGATTTCGATTTTGATAATGGTGGAGTTCACATAAACAGTGGGGTTGGTAATTTTTGGTTTTATTTATTAAGTGATCAAACGTTACACACAGGAACAAATGATTTAGGAAATGCTTATAGTGTTCAAGGGATCGGAATTAACAAAGCAGAAAAAATAGTTTACAAAGCATTAATGGAAGGTTTGACTCCTTCTGCAACATATTTTGATGCTTATAACGCAACAAGACAAGCAGCTTTGGCACTTTATGGACCGGGTTCTAACGAGCATAATCAATTAGTCAATGCTTGGTATGCAGTTGGAGTTGGACCATCGTTGTTAAGTGTTGATAAAAATGAATTAAAAGTTAACTTATCGGTTTATCCAAATCCAACAAAAGACGGAAAGCTAAATATCGAATCTCAATTAGAAGGAAATACAACTGTTCAGGTTTATGATTTGTTAGGTAAGCAAGTAAGTTCTGTTTTTTCTTTACAACAAGGTTCAAATCAAATTGATATTCCTAATTTATCAAATGGAATTTACTTTTTAGTGTTCAAATCAGAAGGAAAAACTCATACAGAAAAACTTATTAAAAATTAA